Part of the Gramella sp. Hel_I_59 genome, GTGTGGTAGATGTTGCCATTATTGGTGAAAACGTACTTATTGAGAAGGGAAAAGATATTATTAGAGGAGAGAAACTTGGTTTTTCCAAGTGTAAAGTTTCCCTCGCGGTGCCTAAGTCATTTAAATACAACAGTATTAAAGACCTTGACGGACTCAAAATTGCCACTTCCTATCCAAACACGGTGAAAGACTATTTGCAGGAAAAAGGTATTTCTGCCGATCTTCATATCATTAATGGTTCTGTTGAAATTGCTCCTAATATTGGGCTTGCAGATGCTATTTGCGATATTGTATCTAGCGGAAGTACACTTTTTAAAAACGGACTCAAGGAAGTTGAAGTCATGCTGAAAAGTGAAGCGGTACTGGCCATCTCTCCTAAAATTTCTGAAGAACGTAAGCAGATACTTGAAAAGCTGCAATTCAGATTAAAATCTGTATTGAACGCGCGAACTTCAAAGTATATTCTTCTGAATGCCCCTGATGATAAATTAGAAAAGATTATTAGTCTGCTTCCCGGGATGAGAAGTCCAACTGTTTTACCTTTGGCAGAGAAGGGGTGGAGTTCGATCCATACCGTTATCAATGAAGATAGATTTTGGGAAGTTCTGGACGAACTGAAAAGTAATGGTGCTGAAGGAATTCTGGTAGCGCCGATAGAAACTATGGTACTTTAATTTACAATGATGAACACGATCAACAATCCTGACAGATCTAAGTGGAGCGGAATTTTAAAGCGACCAACTCAAACTGTTGCCGATATTGAGCAAACAGTGCATAAGGTTTTTGATGAGATAAGGCTTACAGGAGATGTAGCAGTTCGAAAATATACGAAAGCTTTCGACGGAATCGAACTGGATACGTTCAAGGTTACTGCTTCTGAAATGGATGCAGCCTCCGCTGAAATTTCTCAGGAATTAAAAGAGGCGATAGCACTTGCTAAAAAGAACATCGAAATATTTCATGCAGCACAGAGAACTGAAAGAGTTGTTGTGGAAACCATGAATGGAGTAAAATGCTGGCAGGAAAAAAAGGCGATACAGAAAGTAGGACTTTATATTCCAGGAGGAACTGCACCTTTATTTTCCTCTATTTTGATGCTGGCAACTCCGGCAAATATTGCCGGTTGCGAGGAGATCGTACTCTGTACACCACCAGATAAGAATGGAAACGTAAATCCTGCAGTTTTATATACGGCGAAATTGTGCGGAGTAACGCAGGTTTTTAAAATTGGTGGAATCCAGGCGATTGGAGCAATGACCTTTGGTACCGAAAGTGTACCCAGAGTTTATAAGATCTTTGGGCCGGGGAATCAATTCGTAACCGTGGCAAAACAGCTAGCTACAAGATACCAGGTAGCGATAGATATGCCTGCTGGACCATCAGAATTACTAGTGTATGCAGATGATTCAGCGAACCCGGCTTTTGTTGCTTCAGACCTGTTGAGTCAGGCAGAACACGGCGTGGATAGCCAGGTGATCATGGTATGCACTTCGGAAAAAATGCTGAAGCTGGTAAGTGATGAAGTAGAAAAGCAGCTGGATGAATTACCTAGAAAGGCCATTGCACAACAGGCGATCGAAAACTCTAAACTTATTCTGGTAGATTCCGAAGAGACTGCTCTGGAGCTAATTAATGAGTATGGGCCGGAGCATTTTATAGTATGTTCAGAAAATGAAGATTATTTTGTGGAAAATATTGTGAATGCTGGATCTGTTTTTATTGGGAATTATGCTCCGGAAAGTGCCGGAGATTATGCTTCAGGCACGAATCACACCTTGCCAACCAATGGTTATGCAAAACAATATAGCGGGGTGAATCTGGATAGTTTTATGAAGCAGATCACCTATCAGAAAGTTTCAGAAGAAGGAATTAAAAATATAGGCCCGGCTATTGAATTGATGGCAGAAGCTGAAGGGCTACAGGCTCATAAGAACGCTGTAACTCTAAGATTAAAATCACTGAACCAATAATGAATTTCGATCTGAATAATCTCGTAAGGGATAACATGAAAAGTCTTCTGCCATATTCATCTGCCAGGGATGAATATAAAACTGATGGTGAAGCTATGATATTTCTGGATGCGAATGAAAATCCGTTTGAAAACGGATTGAATCGATATCCTGATCCACAGCAAATGCTTTTAAAATCCAAAATTTCAGAAATTAAACAGGTTCATGAAAAGCAAATATTGCTCGGGAATGGGAGCGATGAAGTTCTGGATCTCATATTCAGGGCATTTTGTGAACCTGGAAAAGATAACGTTATTAGTTTACCACCAACTTACGGAATGTACAAGGTGCTTTCAGGAATTAATAATGTTGAAAATCGTGAAGTGCTGCTAACTTCAGAATTTGAACCTGACATGGAAGCAATCCTGGACGCTGTAGATGCAAATACTAAATTATTGTTCCTGTGTTCTCCGAATAATCCATCCGGAAATTCTTTTGATGCAAAACTTGTAAGGAAACTCTTAGAGTCATTTGATGGGCTGGTCGTAATCGATGAAGCATATATAGACTTTTCAGACGTTGCAGGATGGTCTCAATCGCTTGAAGCTTACCCAAACCTTATCATTACTCAAACTTTCTCTAAAGCCTTCGGGATGGCCGGGATCAGGTTGGGAATGCTATTCGCTTCAGCAGAAATTATTAAAATCCTAAACAGGATCAAGCCTCCATACAACGTAAATGAATTAACGCAGCAAAGAGCAATCAAAGGTATTCAGAATTATTCAGAGATAAAACAGCAAGTATCTGATATTAAGTATGAAAGGGATGCTTTATCTAAACAATTACTTCAACTAAAATATGTTGCAAAGATATTTCCTTCAGATGCCAATTTTTTACTCATAAAGGTGGATGATGCAGATCAAAGATATATGGAATTGATCGGTAAAGGTATTGTCGTAAGAAATAGAAGCAAGCAGCCTCTTTGCGAAAACTGTCTTCGAATTACGGTAGGAACAGCGTCAGAAAATCAGAATTTACTCAAGGCCTTCAAAGAATTAGAATCATGAAAAAAGTATTGTTTATAGATCGAGATGGAACTCTTATCCACGAACCTGAAGATTACCAGATCGATAGTATCGATAAGCTTGTGCTTTATCCTCAGGCGATCACTTACCTGAATAAAATAGCCAAAGAACT contains:
- the hisG gene encoding ATP phosphoribosyltransferase → MSQQKLRIAVQKSGRLFEDSIKVLKDAGISIDNGKEQLKASSRNFPLEVMYLRNGDIPQYLRDGVVDVAIIGENVLIEKGKDIIRGEKLGFSKCKVSLAVPKSFKYNSIKDLDGLKIATSYPNTVKDYLQEKGISADLHIINGSVEIAPNIGLADAICDIVSSGSTLFKNGLKEVEVMLKSEAVLAISPKISEERKQILEKLQFRLKSVLNARTSKYILLNAPDDKLEKIISLLPGMRSPTVLPLAEKGWSSIHTVINEDRFWEVLDELKSNGAEGILVAPIETMVL
- the hisD gene encoding histidinol dehydrogenase; amino-acid sequence: MNTINNPDRSKWSGILKRPTQTVADIEQTVHKVFDEIRLTGDVAVRKYTKAFDGIELDTFKVTASEMDAASAEISQELKEAIALAKKNIEIFHAAQRTERVVVETMNGVKCWQEKKAIQKVGLYIPGGTAPLFSSILMLATPANIAGCEEIVLCTPPDKNGNVNPAVLYTAKLCGVTQVFKIGGIQAIGAMTFGTESVPRVYKIFGPGNQFVTVAKQLATRYQVAIDMPAGPSELLVYADDSANPAFVASDLLSQAEHGVDSQVIMVCTSEKMLKLVSDEVEKQLDELPRKAIAQQAIENSKLILVDSEETALELINEYGPEHFIVCSENEDYFVENIVNAGSVFIGNYAPESAGDYASGTNHTLPTNGYAKQYSGVNLDSFMKQITYQKVSEEGIKNIGPAIELMAEAEGLQAHKNAVTLRLKSLNQ
- the hisC gene encoding histidinol-phosphate transaminase, whose translation is MNFDLNNLVRDNMKSLLPYSSARDEYKTDGEAMIFLDANENPFENGLNRYPDPQQMLLKSKISEIKQVHEKQILLGNGSDEVLDLIFRAFCEPGKDNVISLPPTYGMYKVLSGINNVENREVLLTSEFEPDMEAILDAVDANTKLLFLCSPNNPSGNSFDAKLVRKLLESFDGLVVIDEAYIDFSDVAGWSQSLEAYPNLIITQTFSKAFGMAGIRLGMLFASAEIIKILNRIKPPYNVNELTQQRAIKGIQNYSEIKQQVSDIKYERDALSKQLLQLKYVAKIFPSDANFLLIKVDDADQRYMELIGKGIVVRNRSKQPLCENCLRITVGTASENQNLLKAFKELES